In Candidatus Parvarchaeota archaeon, the genomic stretch TAGCCTCCGGTATTGTCAGCACAACTGCAAGCCCCCTGCAGCACTTGGCAGCGCATGACTTGCAGGAGTTGACAATTTCAAGTGAAATTCGCATAAACCAAACCACGCACTCCTATAATAACTCTTCATTTGTGGCGTCGCTTAACGAATAAGAAATAAAGCGCTTCAATACAATCACGGCAGTACAAGCTTGAGGTTTTCGATGCCCTTGTTTGACTGCATCTGCCCAACAAAGTCCTGTACTCGTTTGGCGTCGCCGTCCATGACGAAAATCTCGAGGCACTTGCCACCGCCCATGTCGCTGTGTATCTGCATGCCGATTATGTCCTCGAACTGGTGTTTTGCCCCGTTGGCCTTGTCCTCATCATCCTGCGAATGCACCACTAATAGAACTGCCTTGGTCTTGCCTTTCATTCTTTTTCTTTCATTGTTCTCAGATATGAGCTTCCGTATGCCTGCCCTTATTGCGTCAGAACGGCCCGAAAAATCAAGCTCCCGCTCAAGCTGTTTAAGCTCCTCAAGGGTTTTGTCATCCACCGAAACGCTGATTATTGGCATATTTTGGATTTTTTATTAACTTGCTTATAAAGAAATCCCCCAGATTTAATAATACTCCAATCTTGTTAAGAAATAGTTATAAATTAGTAATATATTAAAAATAACTAAAATCTTAATAACAAGCCACAGGTGATAGGATGATTGACACTATTCAAAAGAGTCAGAATAAGTCTGGCATCAATACAAGTCTGTTTGCAGGCAGAACATATCAGGATGTGAAGCTAAAAGGGCTAAAAACGAAGCTTGAAGCTCTTAACAAATTCTTCCACGAGAACAAGCCTGGCGGTGGCCACGACCACAAAACGCCCTCTTCCTCACAACTCCCGAAAATGCAACGGTTAAGGGTTGAGATAAGAGATGAAATGAAAAAGCTTTTAGTGGAAAAAGTGCCTACGCAGGAAATTGAGAAGCTTGTCAAGAAATTCTGCAAGCCAACAATCGACTTTCTAACCAATGGCACCTTAAGGTAATCTGATATGGCTGTACCAATCCAAGCAACCCCTCAAACAAAGGCTGTCGAGCATGCCGTGGCATCGGCTGGCCAGAAAAGCGTTTTTGCAGGAATGAAATCCAGGGTGGTCGAGAAGATACGGCAAACGCTGATCCCGCACCAGGCAGGGTGCAGCTGCGACGCTTGCAGCGGAAAGGCAAAGACGGATGCTACCAAGAGCCTGTTTTCCAGCATCGGGCAAGAGATGAAAACCAATCTGGATATGTATGGCCCTCATGAAACAGGGTGCAGCTGCGACGCTTGCAGCGGCAAGAACAAGGAGAAGGCCGTATTGGACCTGTTCCAGAGCATTTCGACAGAACGGATAACCCTTCCCCCTGCCGTCCTCTCAACGCAAGAAGCCAATGTCGTCCCGCAAGACAGCTCGTTTTTGAGGCCGAAAGATGCGTTTGTTATATCGCCGACGGCTCCAATAATCGCGCTGCCTGCCCAGGTGCAGCAACCCGCCTCCCAGCAGCTCAAGTTAGATTCGAGAATTGCGGAGACAACTGTATTTGACAGTTACGAGAGCCGAGACAGGAGAACCGATTATTCCAATCACACACCGGCAAAAAACATAGAATATTCTGGTTCTCACAGCAGCAAGAATTCCAAAAGCTCCAAACGATACGTAATAGGCCGCTACACTTACGAGGACATATTGGCGAGCGCTTGGCTGCGCAAAATGTACGGACATTTGGTGGGGCTTTCGCCAGCAGAGAACGAGCCTTCATGGCAGCGTGAAAGCGGCTTGGGAGCAGATAGAGAGGAACGAAGAGAAGCGGGCAAGAGCTGCAAGGATGATGGCTGGAAGCGCGACGACGGGAAAAAAGACG encodes the following:
- a CDS encoding CopG family ribbon-helix-helix protein, with product MPIISVSVDDKTLEELKQLERELDFSGRSDAIRAGIRKLISENNERKRMKGKTKAVLLVVHSQDDEDKANGAKHQFEDIIGMQIHSDMGGGKCLEIFVMDGDAKRVQDFVGQMQSNKGIENLKLVLP